The proteins below are encoded in one region of Anaerobaca lacustris:
- a CDS encoding glycoside hydrolase family 97 protein — MLNICKVTCALYLAIILCFGGSVSAVEVRSPDGLMSVSFEVKDFEGAPACPVYSVRYKGQIVVSESRLGLELEGGRLGDGMAATILSTGSNDATWKPVYGERSTIRDRYNQIEIQLTETQAPHRIVQLTFRAYDEGVAFCYTIPRQAGMDRITIAKEASEFRFPGDHAAWAVYSAQGKYEKVTLSQIKPGCERPLVIQAADDVYLAVAEAKLVDYARMKLAPLTGRAHSLVSDLSGLVEAALPLTTPWRVVMAADRPGQLLENNDILLNLNAPCAIADTSWIKPGKVIREVSLTTAGGKRCVDFAVQRNLQYVEYDAGWYGLEYSDESDATTVTLDPKRSKGPLDLHEVIRYAEEHGIGVIVYVNRRALERQLDEILPLYRRWGIKGVKYGFVNVGSQRWTSWLHEAIRKAADHQLMVDVHDEYRPTGYSRTYPNFMTQEGIRGDEERQPNEMSLTTLFTRMIAGAGDNTICYLDKRVFEQSTHAYQLAKAVCFYSPWQFLYWYDRPEMFDDEPELEFFDHCPTVWDQTKVLEDRIGEYAIMARRSGSDWFMGFMNSGQARTFDVSLDFLDSGTKYVAHIYSDDPAVATRTRVRIDRFAVDRDTNLKMSASDKGGQAVRIVAATAEDHWPPYTR; from the coding sequence ATGCTGAATATCTGCAAAGTGACCTGTGCGTTGTATCTGGCAATCATCCTGTGTTTCGGTGGTTCGGTCAGTGCCGTTGAAGTGCGATCGCCGGATGGCCTGATGAGCGTCTCGTTCGAAGTCAAGGACTTCGAGGGCGCGCCGGCGTGCCCGGTGTATAGCGTTCGATACAAGGGCCAAATCGTCGTGAGTGAGTCCCGGCTTGGACTGGAACTCGAAGGCGGTCGTCTTGGCGATGGGATGGCGGCCACCATTCTTTCGACGGGAAGCAACGATGCGACGTGGAAACCGGTCTATGGCGAGCGGAGCACGATCCGCGACCGCTACAACCAGATCGAGATTCAACTGACAGAGACGCAGGCCCCCCATCGGATCGTGCAGCTTACGTTCCGCGCCTACGACGAGGGCGTGGCCTTCTGCTACACGATTCCGAGGCAGGCGGGGATGGATCGCATCACCATTGCGAAAGAGGCCAGCGAGTTTCGGTTTCCGGGCGACCACGCGGCGTGGGCGGTGTACAGCGCGCAGGGCAAGTACGAGAAAGTCACGCTCAGCCAGATCAAGCCGGGCTGCGAGCGGCCGCTGGTGATCCAGGCGGCCGACGATGTGTACCTTGCCGTGGCCGAAGCGAAGCTGGTGGACTACGCGCGAATGAAGCTGGCCCCGCTGACGGGCCGGGCCCATAGTCTGGTGAGCGACCTGAGCGGCCTGGTCGAGGCGGCGCTGCCGCTGACGACGCCGTGGCGGGTCGTGATGGCGGCCGACCGGCCCGGACAGTTGCTCGAGAACAACGATATCCTCCTGAATCTCAACGCGCCGTGTGCGATTGCCGACACCTCGTGGATCAAGCCCGGCAAGGTGATTCGCGAGGTCTCGCTGACTACCGCCGGCGGCAAGCGCTGCGTCGATTTTGCCGTGCAGCGCAACCTCCAATACGTCGAATACGACGCGGGCTGGTATGGCCTTGAGTACTCCGACGAATCGGACGCGACCACGGTGACGCTTGACCCGAAGCGCTCCAAAGGGCCGCTCGATCTGCACGAGGTGATTCGCTACGCCGAAGAGCACGGGATCGGGGTCATCGTGTACGTCAATCGCCGGGCCCTGGAGCGGCAATTGGATGAGATCTTGCCGCTCTATCGACGATGGGGGATCAAGGGCGTCAAGTATGGGTTCGTCAACGTCGGCTCGCAGCGATGGACGAGCTGGCTCCACGAGGCGATCCGCAAGGCGGCCGACCATCAGCTTATGGTGGACGTGCACGACGAGTATCGCCCGACCGGCTACTCGCGCACCTATCCGAACTTCATGACCCAGGAAGGCATCCGAGGCGACGAAGAGCGGCAGCCCAATGAGATGAGCCTGACGACACTGTTCACGCGGATGATCGCCGGGGCGGGCGACAACACGATCTGCTACCTCGACAAGCGTGTGTTCGAGCAATCGACGCACGCCTATCAACTGGCCAAAGCCGTCTGCTTTTACAGCCCGTGGCAGTTCCTCTACTGGTACGATCGGCCGGAGATGTTCGACGACGAGCCGGAACTGGAGTTCTTCGATCATTGCCCGACGGTGTGGGACCAGACGAAGGTGCTCGAAGACCGCATCGGCGAATACGCAATCATGGCCCGGCGCAGCGGCTCAGACTGGTTCATGGGCTTCATGAACAGCGGCCAGGCCCGGACGTTCGACGTTTCGCTCGACTTCCTCGATTCCGGCACGAAGTACGTCGCCCACATCTACTCGGATGACCCGGCGGTGGCGACGCGGACGCGCGTGCGGATCGACCGCTTCGCCGTGGACCGCGACACGAACCTGAAGATGTCCGCCTCCGACAAGGGGGGCCAGGCCGTCCGCATCGTCGCGGCGACCGCCGAGGACCACTGGCCGCCCTATACGAGATAG
- a CDS encoding MBOAT family O-acyltransferase: MLFQTWSFLIFFLIAYPLYLLVKGTRLRLPWLLATSYVFYAWLDWRYLLPIAYVSVVDYLVVARMAGSPRKRRWLAVSVANNLAVLGLFKYAQFATDNVNALLSALNVPYLLSAPGILLPAGMSFYLFQSMGYVIDSYRGTIQRETSFVRYATFVAFFPRLLAGPIERAGNLLPQLRRTPRITANDFADGLSLFVVGLFKKVALASYLALYVNKVYATPGDFQAPALILATFLFAWQIYFDFSGYTDMARGIAAMMGLRLMLNFNNPYLATSLGEFWNRWHISLSSWFKDYVYIPLGGNRKGRFNTYRNIFLTMVLSGLWHGAAWTFVLWGAVHAFARFATRELERTAFYRDRVPTFMKQAFVFAIVTFAWIFFRAETAADAGQIVTRIFSSGITDPRCPLLAILLIAAVWCYQCVFESRLRWALECRAVRMGLVVLMLAYLALFAPSEGQPFIYMQF; the protein is encoded by the coding sequence ATGTTGTTTCAGACGTGGTCATTCCTGATCTTCTTCCTGATCGCCTATCCCTTGTACCTGCTGGTAAAGGGGACGAGACTGCGGCTGCCCTGGCTGCTCGCGACCTCCTATGTCTTCTACGCGTGGCTGGACTGGCGATACCTGCTCCCCATCGCCTACGTCAGCGTCGTGGACTACCTCGTCGTCGCGCGGATGGCCGGGAGCCCTCGGAAGAGGCGATGGCTTGCCGTCAGCGTCGCGAACAATCTCGCGGTCCTGGGCCTCTTCAAGTACGCCCAATTTGCCACCGACAACGTCAACGCCCTGCTCTCGGCGCTGAATGTCCCTTACCTGCTCTCTGCGCCGGGGATTCTGCTGCCGGCGGGGATGTCGTTCTATCTCTTTCAATCGATGGGCTATGTCATCGACAGCTATCGCGGGACCATCCAGCGGGAGACGAGCTTCGTCCGCTATGCCACGTTCGTGGCGTTTTTCCCGCGCCTGCTGGCCGGACCGATCGAACGCGCCGGCAACCTGCTGCCCCAGTTGCGCCGGACGCCACGAATCACGGCGAACGATTTCGCCGACGGGCTCTCTCTTTTCGTTGTGGGCCTGTTCAAGAAGGTCGCGCTGGCCAGCTACCTGGCCCTGTACGTCAACAAGGTCTACGCAACACCGGGCGACTTCCAGGCGCCGGCGCTGATTCTCGCCACCTTCCTGTTTGCCTGGCAGATCTACTTCGACTTCAGCGGCTACACGGACATGGCGCGGGGCATCGCCGCGATGATGGGCCTCCGCTTGATGCTCAACTTCAACAACCCGTATCTGGCCACGAGCCTTGGCGAGTTCTGGAACCGCTGGCACATCAGCCTCTCGTCCTGGTTCAAGGATTACGTCTACATCCCGCTTGGCGGCAACCGCAAAGGCCGCTTCAACACCTACCGCAACATCTTCCTGACGATGGTGCTCTCGGGCCTCTGGCACGGCGCCGCCTGGACCTTCGTTCTGTGGGGGGCCGTCCACGCCTTCGCGCGGTTCGCGACGCGGGAACTGGAACGCACGGCGTTCTATAGGGACCGCGTCCCGACCTTCATGAAGCAGGCCTTCGTCTTTGCGATTGTGACGTTCGCCTGGATCTTCTTCCGTGCCGAGACGGCTGCCGACGCCGGGCAGATCGTGACCCGTATCTTCAGCTCGGGTATTACCGACCCTCGTTGCCCGCTGTTGGCGATCCTTCTGATCGCGGCGGTGTGGTGCTATCAATGCGTCTTCGAGTCCCGCCTGCGTTGGGCGCTCGAATGCAGGGCGGTCCGCATGGGACTCGTCGTCCTCATGCTCGCCTATCTGGCGCTGTTCGCCCCTTCAGAAGGACAGCCGTTCATCTACATGCAGTTCTGA
- a CDS encoding rhamnogalacturonan lyase, translated as MAACAIAALVLLNGSLRAQRQMEWLDRGVVAVLRSDDTVYVGWRMLGTEPESIAFNVYRDGERVNAEPIADSTNFVDEHGSPDATYTVCAVIDGAEGPHSAPAAVWAQNYLTVPLQTPQGYRPNDASVGDLTGDGAYEIVLHQVGRSRDNASRGMTDPPILEAYRLDGTLLWRINLGRNIREGAHYTQFMVYDLDGDGRAEVACKTADGTVDGTGKVIGDPNANWVNRDGKILEGPEFFTIFDGRTGAALATADYIPPRGDVGGWGGIGGNGGNDNNGNRVDRMLACVAYLDGSWPSVVMCRGYYGRSVLAAWDYRDGKLTSRWVFDSATPGLEAYSGQGNHNLSVADVDGDGKDEIIYGAMCVDDDGTGLYSTGLRHGDAMHVGNLDPDRPGLDVWGIHENEVPVPGYEDGFGAAMFDAATGEILWGRDPGRDVGRGVAADIDPRHPGAECWWNTSSVLCNAKGEPIGPRPRSQNFVVWWDGNLLRETLDGIRIAKWDWENGVEVPVMTADGCVANNGSKATPTLSADLFGDWREEVIWPTRDGKALRIYTTTIPTAHRFHTLMHDPQYRLSIAWQNVAYNQPPHVGFFLGAQMAPAPRPNIRLVGGTSSLIGSK; from the coding sequence ATGGCAGCCTGCGCGATCGCTGCGCTCGTCCTGCTGAACGGGTCGCTGCGCGCCCAGCGGCAGATGGAGTGGCTCGATCGCGGCGTGGTCGCGGTCCTGCGCAGCGACGATACGGTCTACGTCGGGTGGCGCATGCTGGGGACCGAGCCGGAGTCCATCGCGTTCAACGTCTATCGCGACGGCGAACGCGTGAACGCCGAGCCGATTGCCGACTCGACGAACTTCGTCGACGAGCACGGCAGTCCCGATGCGACCTATACCGTTTGTGCCGTGATCGACGGCGCGGAGGGCCCGCATTCGGCGCCGGCGGCGGTCTGGGCGCAGAACTACCTGACCGTTCCCCTTCAGACGCCCCAGGGGTACCGTCCGAACGATGCTTCGGTGGGCGATCTGACCGGTGACGGCGCGTACGAGATCGTGCTGCACCAAGTGGGGCGCAGCCGGGACAACGCCTCGCGCGGCATGACCGACCCGCCGATCCTCGAAGCCTACCGGCTGGACGGCACGCTGCTCTGGCGGATCAACCTCGGCCGCAACATCCGCGAAGGCGCCCACTACACCCAGTTCATGGTCTACGACCTCGACGGCGACGGCAGAGCGGAAGTGGCGTGCAAGACGGCCGACGGCACTGTCGATGGAACCGGTAAGGTCATCGGCGATCCGAACGCCAACTGGGTCAACCGCGACGGGAAGATCCTCGAAGGCCCGGAGTTCTTCACGATCTTCGACGGCCGAACGGGCGCGGCGCTGGCGACGGCGGATTACATCCCGCCCAGAGGCGACGTCGGTGGCTGGGGTGGCATCGGCGGCAATGGGGGCAACGACAACAACGGCAATCGGGTCGATCGGATGCTCGCGTGCGTGGCGTATCTCGACGGGAGCTGGCCGAGCGTCGTGATGTGCCGGGGCTACTACGGCCGGTCCGTACTGGCCGCATGGGACTACAGAGACGGCAAGCTCACCTCGCGCTGGGTCTTCGATTCGGCGACGCCCGGACTGGAGGCGTATTCGGGGCAAGGCAACCACAACCTCAGCGTTGCCGACGTGGATGGCGACGGCAAAGACGAGATCATTTACGGGGCGATGTGCGTGGACGACGACGGCACCGGCCTGTATTCGACCGGCCTGCGGCATGGGGACGCCATGCACGTCGGCAACCTGGACCCCGACCGGCCAGGGCTCGATGTGTGGGGCATCCACGAGAACGAGGTCCCCGTGCCGGGCTACGAAGACGGGTTCGGGGCGGCCATGTTCGATGCGGCCACGGGCGAGATCCTCTGGGGCAGAGACCCCGGCCGGGACGTCGGACGCGGAGTGGCCGCCGACATCGATCCGAGGCATCCGGGCGCCGAATGCTGGTGGAACACGTCGTCGGTCCTGTGCAACGCCAAGGGCGAACCCATCGGCCCGCGACCTCGGTCGCAGAATTTCGTCGTCTGGTGGGACGGCAATCTGCTGCGCGAGACGCTCGACGGCATTCGCATTGCCAAGTGGGACTGGGAAAACGGGGTCGAGGTCCCCGTGATGACGGCCGACGGCTGCGTGGCGAACAACGGCTCGAAGGCGACACCGACCCTGAGCGCCGATCTGTTCGGCGACTGGCGCGAGGAGGTGATCTGGCCGACGCGGGACGGCAAGGCGCTGCGCATCTACACGACGACCATCCCGACGGCGCACCGCTTCCATACGCTGATGCACGACCCGCAATATCGACTGAGCATCGCCTGGCAGAACGTGGCTTACAACCAGCCCCCGCACGTGGGGTTCTTCCTCGGCGCGCAAATGGCGCCGGCGCCTCGACCGAACATCCGGCTCGTCGGAGGCACGTCTTCACTGATTGGGAGCAAATGA
- a CDS encoding SUMF1/EgtB/PvdO family nonheme iron enzyme translates to MRTALLLVVAVVTIPGCRRREEVSETPERQTTQSGIEMVLIPEGWFEMGSERGQSDEAPVRRVWISSFWMDRHEVVQEEFRKYELPDPSHFKGPAQPLEQVNWTDAALYCNDRSMAEGLEPCYDEQTWECNFDANGYRLPTEAEWEYACRAETVTQYSFGNDPRALGDHAWFAENSGSRTQPVGQKKPNRWGLFDMHGNVAEWCNDWYRADYYADGPDRNPMGPATGTERVIRGGAWNSSAESCRSSYRASDPSLDDTCLSNDAIGFRCVRNAPSLALAGGSLKSTGLGDGPHEQAVPKPRLRSPVNAASASIPTDIARPQSRTGFVYDPLYLEHKTGPGHPEAPERLTAIVGRLEATGLADELTPLKPAPAPAEWIETVHSSKYIERARAACESGDRYLDSMDVPISRQSYNAAVMAAGGVMAAVDAVMAGDVANAFCAVRPPGHHALKDRATGFCIFNNVAIGARYVQQRHGLSRVLIVDWDVHHGNGTQDAFYDDPSVLYFSIHQWPFYPGTGSASQTGAGAGSDLTINVPVPAGSGDREFIDAFEQQLRPAAMAFSPDFVFVSAGFDAQAGDALGSMRVTREGFAHLTRIVKEIAQTCSQGRLISVLEGGYGTDLLAASVEAHVRALME, encoded by the coding sequence ATGAGAACGGCGCTTCTGCTGGTGGTCGCCGTCGTAACGATCCCGGGTTGCCGGCGCCGGGAGGAGGTCTCCGAAACGCCCGAACGGCAAACGACCCAAAGCGGCATTGAGATGGTGCTCATTCCGGAAGGATGGTTCGAGATGGGCAGCGAGAGAGGCCAGAGCGACGAGGCGCCGGTCCGCCGGGTGTGGATCAGCTCGTTTTGGATGGACCGGCACGAGGTCGTCCAGGAGGAATTCCGCAAATACGAGCTTCCCGACCCCTCGCATTTCAAGGGTCCCGCCCAGCCGTTGGAGCAGGTCAACTGGACCGATGCAGCCCTCTACTGCAACGATCGGTCCATGGCCGAGGGGCTCGAGCCTTGCTATGACGAGCAGACGTGGGAGTGCAATTTCGACGCCAACGGCTATCGCCTCCCGACGGAGGCCGAATGGGAGTACGCCTGCAGGGCGGAGACGGTAACCCAATACAGCTTCGGCAACGACCCGCGCGCACTTGGAGACCACGCATGGTTTGCGGAGAACTCCGGCAGCCGGACCCAACCGGTGGGACAGAAGAAACCCAATCGGTGGGGCCTGTTCGATATGCACGGCAACGTCGCCGAGTGGTGCAACGACTGGTACCGCGCCGACTACTATGCCGACGGCCCGGACAGGAATCCGATGGGGCCGGCTACGGGCACCGAGCGTGTGATTCGAGGGGGCGCGTGGAATTCCAGCGCCGAGAGCTGCCGATCCAGCTATCGCGCCAGCGACCCGTCGCTCGACGACACCTGCCTGTCCAACGACGCCATCGGGTTCCGCTGCGTACGTAACGCGCCGAGCCTGGCACTGGCGGGTGGCAGCCTCAAGTCCACAGGACTTGGGGATGGTCCGCACGAGCAAGCCGTTCCGAAGCCGCGTTTGCGGTCGCCCGTCAACGCGGCATCTGCAAGCATCCCGACAGACATCGCACGCCCGCAATCGAGAACCGGATTCGTCTACGATCCGCTGTATCTGGAGCACAAGACAGGCCCCGGGCACCCGGAAGCGCCTGAGCGACTCACCGCGATCGTCGGCCGGCTGGAGGCAACCGGGCTTGCCGACGAACTCACGCCTCTGAAGCCTGCGCCCGCACCAGCCGAATGGATCGAGACGGTTCACAGTTCTAAGTACATTGAGCGGGCCAGGGCGGCCTGTGAGTCGGGTGACCGGTATCTGGACTCGATGGACGTTCCGATCTCCCGGCAGTCGTACAACGCCGCGGTGATGGCGGCCGGAGGGGTGATGGCGGCCGTCGATGCGGTGATGGCAGGCGACGTGGCCAATGCCTTCTGCGCGGTCCGGCCACCCGGCCACCACGCGCTGAAGGATCGAGCGACGGGGTTCTGCATCTTCAACAACGTCGCCATCGGCGCCCGCTACGTTCAACAGAGGCACGGCCTGTCCAGGGTCCTGATCGTCGACTGGGACGTCCACCACGGCAACGGGACACAGGACGCGTTCTACGACGACCCCAGCGTGCTGTACTTCAGCATCCACCAATGGCCCTTCTATCCGGGCACCGGCAGCGCCTCACAGACCGGCGCCGGGGCCGGTTCGGATCTGACGATCAACGTACCCGTCCCCGCCGGCTCGGGCGACCGTGAGTTCATCGACGCCTTCGAGCAGCAACTGCGTCCGGCGGCGATGGCCTTTTCGCCCGACTTCGTCTTCGTCTCGGCCGGGTTCGACGCCCAGGCCGGCGACGCCCTCGGCAGCATGAGAGTCACCAGGGAGGGATTCGCTCACCTGACCCGCATCGTCAAGGAGATCGCGCAGACGTGCAGCCAAGGCCGACTCATCTCGGTGCTGGAAGGCGGTTACGGCACGGACCTGCTGGCCGCGTCGGTCGAAGCCCATGTTCGCGCTCTGATGGAGTAA
- a CDS encoding zinc ribbon domain-containing protein, translating to MQTISYTCPKCHGMECETGEIRAAGGFWSKIFDVQSRRFSTVTCARCRYTEIYKADTSMLGNIFDLFTN from the coding sequence ATGCAGACAATCAGCTACACGTGTCCCAAATGCCACGGCATGGAGTGTGAGACGGGCGAGATTCGGGCGGCCGGAGGCTTCTGGAGCAAGATCTTCGACGTGCAGAGCCGACGCTTCTCCACCGTGACCTGCGCGCGGTGTCGCTATACCGAGATCTACAAGGCCGATACGAGCATGCTCGGCAACATCTTCGACCTCTTCACCAACTGA